One window of the Nicotiana tabacum cultivar K326 chromosome 4, ASM71507v2, whole genome shotgun sequence genome contains the following:
- the LOC107794568 gene encoding transcription factor bHLH121 isoform X3: MDELKCQTSYQSNHIPNPSVSDSTQLFLDSSTKQKPEAELKDSIAARKVQKADREKLRRDRLNEQFTELGNTLDPDRPKNDKASILSDTIQVLKDLTAQVGKLKSEYAALTDESRELTQEKTDLREEKASLKSDIESLNAQYQQRLRTMYPWAGMDPSMVMRPPSYSYPVPVPIPTGAIPMHPSLQPYPFFGNQNPAAVPNPCSPFVQYMAPSTLMEQQPAQQISPVMQPSNRTHGSGRQESDQGESRIEKNEDSNEVATNLELKTPGPASEQELSSGRRICRKLSSKDNSLTDGSSSSRCSSSRSVQAISSNSVVRGKKTE, encoded by the exons ATGGATGAATTAAAGTGCCAGACTTCGTATCAATCAAATCATATTCCAAATCCATCTGTATCTGACTCAACTCAGCTTTTTCTTGATTCCAG CACTAAGCAAAAGCCAGAAGCAGAACTGAAGGATTCTATTGCTGCAAGAAAAGTGCAGAAGGCCGATCGGGAGAAATTGAGGAGGGATCGCTTGAATGAACAGTTCACTGAATTAGGAAATACTCTTG ATCCTGATAGGCCTAAAAATGACAAGGCATCTATTCTCAGTGATACCATTCAAGTGCTGAAGGATTTGACTGCTCAAGTCGGCAAACTAAAATCTGAGTATGCTGCACTTACTGACGAAAGTCGGGAG TTGACTCAGGAGAAGACTGATCTCCGAGAAGAGAAGGCATCTCTTAAATCTGATATTGAGAGCCTTAATGCCCAATATCAACAAAGACTGAGGACCATGTATCCATGGGCAGGGATGGATCCTTCCATGGTCATGCGTCCACCTTCATATTCATATCCAGTGCCTGTACCGATACCAACTGGAGCGATTCCAATGCATCCATCTCTGCAGCCATACCCTTTTTTTGGGAATCAGAATCCTGCAGCTGTCCCAAATCCATGTTCACCTTTTGTTCAATACATGGCTCCCAGCACACTGATGGAACAGCAACCGGCACAGCAGATTTCCCCTGTCATGCAGCCAAGTAATAGGACCCATGGTTCTGGCAGACAAGAGTCTGATCAAGGAGAGAGCAGGATCGAGAAAAATGAAGATTCCAATGAAGTTGCGACAAATTTAGAGCTTAAGACACCTGGACCTGCATCTGAGCAG GAGCTTTCATCTGGACGAAGGATCTGCAGAAAGCTATCAAGTAAGGATAACAGCCTCACTGATGGAAGTTCGTCAAGTAGATGTTCGTCATCCCGTAGTGTACAGGCTATTTCTTCAAATAGTGTAGTTAGGGGAAAAAAGACAGAGTGA
- the LOC107794568 gene encoding transcription factor bHLH121 isoform X4 produces the protein MPQPLGHLISSTKQKPEAELKDSIAARKVQKADREKLRRDRLNEQFTELGNTLDPDRPKNDKASILSDTIQVLKDLTAQVGKLKSEYAALTDESRELTQEKTDLREEKASLKSDIESLNAQYQQRLRTMYPWAGMDPSMVMRPPSYSYPVPVPIPTGAIPMHPSLQPYPFFGNQNPAAVPNPCSPFVQYMAPSTLMEQQPAQQISPVMQPSNRTHGSGRQESDQGESRIEKNEDSNEVATNLELKTPGPASEQELSSGRRICRKLSSKDNSLTDGSSSSRCSSSRSVQAISSNSVVRGKKTE, from the exons ATGCCTCAACCACTAGGCCATCTAATCTCCAG CACTAAGCAAAAGCCAGAAGCAGAACTGAAGGATTCTATTGCTGCAAGAAAAGTGCAGAAGGCCGATCGGGAGAAATTGAGGAGGGATCGCTTGAATGAACAGTTCACTGAATTAGGAAATACTCTTG ATCCTGATAGGCCTAAAAATGACAAGGCATCTATTCTCAGTGATACCATTCAAGTGCTGAAGGATTTGACTGCTCAAGTCGGCAAACTAAAATCTGAGTATGCTGCACTTACTGACGAAAGTCGGGAG TTGACTCAGGAGAAGACTGATCTCCGAGAAGAGAAGGCATCTCTTAAATCTGATATTGAGAGCCTTAATGCCCAATATCAACAAAGACTGAGGACCATGTATCCATGGGCAGGGATGGATCCTTCCATGGTCATGCGTCCACCTTCATATTCATATCCAGTGCCTGTACCGATACCAACTGGAGCGATTCCAATGCATCCATCTCTGCAGCCATACCCTTTTTTTGGGAATCAGAATCCTGCAGCTGTCCCAAATCCATGTTCACCTTTTGTTCAATACATGGCTCCCAGCACACTGATGGAACAGCAACCGGCACAGCAGATTTCCCCTGTCATGCAGCCAAGTAATAGGACCCATGGTTCTGGCAGACAAGAGTCTGATCAAGGAGAGAGCAGGATCGAGAAAAATGAAGATTCCAATGAAGTTGCGACAAATTTAGAGCTTAAGACACCTGGACCTGCATCTGAGCAG GAGCTTTCATCTGGACGAAGGATCTGCAGAAAGCTATCAAGTAAGGATAACAGCCTCACTGATGGAAGTTCGTCAAGTAGATGTTCGTCATCCCGTAGTGTACAGGCTATTTCTTCAAATAGTGTAGTTAGGGGAAAAAAGACAGAGTGA
- the LOC107794568 gene encoding transcription factor bHLH121 isoform X1 → MDELKCQTSYQSNHIPNPSVSDSTQLFLDSRYPGQLALILRQDSLFNPQEEEHIAKVVLKPECCSWNFNMASPGCCSHASTTRPSNLQVTKQKPEAELKDSIAARKVQKADREKLRRDRLNEQFTELGNTLDPDRPKNDKASILSDTIQVLKDLTAQVGKLKSEYAALTDESRELTQEKTDLREEKASLKSDIESLNAQYQQRLRTMYPWAGMDPSMVMRPPSYSYPVPVPIPTGAIPMHPSLQPYPFFGNQNPAAVPNPCSPFVQYMAPSTLMEQQPAQQISPVMQPSNRTHGSGRQESDQGESRIEKNEDSNEVATNLELKTPGPASEQELSSGRRICRKLSSKDNSLTDGSSSSRCSSSRSVQAISSNSVVRGKKTE, encoded by the exons ATGGATGAATTAAAGTGCCAGACTTCGTATCAATCAAATCATATTCCAAATCCATCTGTATCTGACTCAACTCAGCTTTTTCTTGATTCCAG GTATCCGGGCCAGCTTGCACTAATACTCAGGCAAGACAGTTTGTTCAACCCACAAGAAGAAGAACATATTGCCAAGGTAGTCTTAAAACCTGAGTGTTGCAGCTGGAATTTTAATATGGCATCTCCAGGTTGTTGCTCCCATGCCTCAACCACTAGGCCATCTAATCTCCAGGT CACTAAGCAAAAGCCAGAAGCAGAACTGAAGGATTCTATTGCTGCAAGAAAAGTGCAGAAGGCCGATCGGGAGAAATTGAGGAGGGATCGCTTGAATGAACAGTTCACTGAATTAGGAAATACTCTTG ATCCTGATAGGCCTAAAAATGACAAGGCATCTATTCTCAGTGATACCATTCAAGTGCTGAAGGATTTGACTGCTCAAGTCGGCAAACTAAAATCTGAGTATGCTGCACTTACTGACGAAAGTCGGGAG TTGACTCAGGAGAAGACTGATCTCCGAGAAGAGAAGGCATCTCTTAAATCTGATATTGAGAGCCTTAATGCCCAATATCAACAAAGACTGAGGACCATGTATCCATGGGCAGGGATGGATCCTTCCATGGTCATGCGTCCACCTTCATATTCATATCCAGTGCCTGTACCGATACCAACTGGAGCGATTCCAATGCATCCATCTCTGCAGCCATACCCTTTTTTTGGGAATCAGAATCCTGCAGCTGTCCCAAATCCATGTTCACCTTTTGTTCAATACATGGCTCCCAGCACACTGATGGAACAGCAACCGGCACAGCAGATTTCCCCTGTCATGCAGCCAAGTAATAGGACCCATGGTTCTGGCAGACAAGAGTCTGATCAAGGAGAGAGCAGGATCGAGAAAAATGAAGATTCCAATGAAGTTGCGACAAATTTAGAGCTTAAGACACCTGGACCTGCATCTGAGCAG GAGCTTTCATCTGGACGAAGGATCTGCAGAAAGCTATCAAGTAAGGATAACAGCCTCACTGATGGAAGTTCGTCAAGTAGATGTTCGTCATCCCGTAGTGTACAGGCTATTTCTTCAAATAGTGTAGTTAGGGGAAAAAAGACAGAGTGA
- the LOC107794568 gene encoding transcription factor bHLH121 isoform X2, with amino-acid sequence MITNYFINFRTLRCKDSPKTPHGFLRTILSILGHYVAKTLQRRHMGFSFEEITKQKPEAELKDSIAARKVQKADREKLRRDRLNEQFTELGNTLDPDRPKNDKASILSDTIQVLKDLTAQVGKLKSEYAALTDESRELTQEKTDLREEKASLKSDIESLNAQYQQRLRTMYPWAGMDPSMVMRPPSYSYPVPVPIPTGAIPMHPSLQPYPFFGNQNPAAVPNPCSPFVQYMAPSTLMEQQPAQQISPVMQPSNRTHGSGRQESDQGESRIEKNEDSNEVATNLELKTPGPASEQELSSGRRICRKLSSKDNSLTDGSSSSRCSSSRSVQAISSNSVVRGKKTE; translated from the exons ATGATTACGAactattttatcaattttaggaCACTACGTTGCAAAGACTCTCCAAAGACGCCACATGGGTTTTTACGAactattttatcaattttaggaCACTACGTTGCAAAGACTCTCCAAAGACGCCACATGGGTTTTTCTTTTGAGGAAAT CACTAAGCAAAAGCCAGAAGCAGAACTGAAGGATTCTATTGCTGCAAGAAAAGTGCAGAAGGCCGATCGGGAGAAATTGAGGAGGGATCGCTTGAATGAACAGTTCACTGAATTAGGAAATACTCTTG ATCCTGATAGGCCTAAAAATGACAAGGCATCTATTCTCAGTGATACCATTCAAGTGCTGAAGGATTTGACTGCTCAAGTCGGCAAACTAAAATCTGAGTATGCTGCACTTACTGACGAAAGTCGGGAG TTGACTCAGGAGAAGACTGATCTCCGAGAAGAGAAGGCATCTCTTAAATCTGATATTGAGAGCCTTAATGCCCAATATCAACAAAGACTGAGGACCATGTATCCATGGGCAGGGATGGATCCTTCCATGGTCATGCGTCCACCTTCATATTCATATCCAGTGCCTGTACCGATACCAACTGGAGCGATTCCAATGCATCCATCTCTGCAGCCATACCCTTTTTTTGGGAATCAGAATCCTGCAGCTGTCCCAAATCCATGTTCACCTTTTGTTCAATACATGGCTCCCAGCACACTGATGGAACAGCAACCGGCACAGCAGATTTCCCCTGTCATGCAGCCAAGTAATAGGACCCATGGTTCTGGCAGACAAGAGTCTGATCAAGGAGAGAGCAGGATCGAGAAAAATGAAGATTCCAATGAAGTTGCGACAAATTTAGAGCTTAAGACACCTGGACCTGCATCTGAGCAG GAGCTTTCATCTGGACGAAGGATCTGCAGAAAGCTATCAAGTAAGGATAACAGCCTCACTGATGGAAGTTCGTCAAGTAGATGTTCGTCATCCCGTAGTGTACAGGCTATTTCTTCAAATAGTGTAGTTAGGGGAAAAAAGACAGAGTGA